One Mesoplodon densirostris isolate mMesDen1 chromosome X, mMesDen1 primary haplotype, whole genome shotgun sequence genomic region harbors:
- the LOC132481534 gene encoding LOW QUALITY PROTEIN: peptidyl-prolyl cis-trans isomerase D-like (The sequence of the model RefSeq protein was modified relative to this genomic sequence to represent the inferred CDS: inserted 2 bases in 1 codon): MGTQRCWDVSTRTAQLTKAFALQVARRSDLGVRAARRPRGVPRRSGTRLRATVSHPFPQAKPSNPSNPHIFFDVDIGGERVGRVALELFADTVPRTAEKFRMLCTEEGIGPTTGKPLHFKGCPFHRIIKEFMIQGGNFSNQNGTGGESIYGEKFEDENFHYKSNKTINGHHDKDGLLSMANAGSNTNGSQFFTTVPTPHLDGRHVVFGQVIKXGVARILENVEVKGEKPAKLYIIAECGELKEGDDWGILPKDGSGDSHPDFPEDADIDLKDVDKILLITEDLKNIGNTFFKSQNWEMAIKKYTKVLRYVEGSKAATENANGAKLQPVTLSCGLNISAWKLKMSDWQGAVDSCLEALEIDPANTKALYRRAQGWQGLKEYDRALADLKKAQEIAPEDKAIQAELLRVKQKIKAQKDKEKAAYAKMFA; encoded by the exons ATGGGAACACAGAGATGTTGGGATGTGTCCACACGGACAGCTCAACTAACTAAAGCATTTGCTTTGCAAGTAGCAAG ACGGAGCGACTTGGGGGTTCGGGCTGCGCGGCGGCCACGGGGTGTTCCCAGGCGCTCGGGAACGCGTCTGCGGGCCACAGTGTCGCACCCGTTCCCCCAGGCTAAGCCCTCCAATCCCAGTAACCCCCACATCTTCTTCGACGTGGACATAGGAGGGGAGCGAGTTGGTCGAGTTGCCTTGGAATTGTTTGCAGATACTGTACCCAGAACTGCAGAAAAATTTCGTATGTTGTGTACAGAAGAAGGCATTGGACCCACCACTGGGAAACCTCTCCATTTCAAAGGATGCCCTTTCCATCGAATTATTAAGGAATTTATGATTCAGGGTGGAAACTTCTCAAATCAGAATGGGACAGGTGGAGAAAGTATTTATGGTGAAAAATTTGAAGATGAAAATTTCCATTATAAGAGCAACAAAACCATC AATGGACATCATGATAAAGACGGATTACTGAGCATGGCAAATGCAGGCAGCAACACAAACGGCTCTCAGTTCTTCACCACGGTTCCAACTCCTCACTTGGATGGGAGACACGTGGTGTTTGGCCAAGTGATTAA GGGTGTGGCAAGGATTCTGGAAAATGTGGAGGTGAAAGGTGAGAAACCTGCCAAATTGTACATTATTGCAGAATGCGGAGAACTGAAGGAAGGGGATGATTGGGGAATATTGCCAAAGGATGGATCTGGTGACAGTCATCCAGACTTCCCAGAGGATGCAGACATAGATTTAAAAGATGTAGATAAAATTTTACTAATAACGGAAGACTTAAAAAACATTGGAAATACTTTTTTCAAATCTCAGAACTGGGAGATGgccattaaaaaatacacaaaagttTTAAGGTATGTGGAAGGCTCGAAGGCTGCTACTGAGAACGCAAATGGAGCAAAGCTGCAACCTGTCACTTTGAGCTGCGGGCTGAATATCAGCGCTTGGAAACTGAAGATGTCGGATTGGCAGGGAGCAGTCGACAGTTGTTTGGAGGCCCTTGAAATAGACCCAGCAAATACCAAAGCACTGTACCGTAGAGCCCAAGGATGGCAAGGACTAAAAGAATACGATCGAGCCTTGGCTGATCTTAAGAAAGCTCAGGAGATTGCACCAGAGGATAAAGCTATCCAGGCAGAATTGCTGAGAGTCAAGCAAAAGATAAAGGCacagaaagataaagagaaggcAGCTTATGCAAAAATGTTTGCTTAA